DNA from Synechococcus elongatus PCC 6301:
TCTCAGTCAGGCTGAAAATGTTCATGTAGTCATCCGTAATTTTCGAAAAGACGGCCAACCATTCTGGAATGATCTCTATATTTCGCCTATTTTTAATGCACAAGGTAATGTCACTCATTTCATTGGAGTACAAAACGATATTACAGAGCAAAAACGCTACGAGGAAGAACTAAGCTTCAGTGCTAGCCACGACGTTCTCACAGGTTTACCAAATCGTGCTGTGCTCGAAGACCGCTTACGGCAGGGTTGCAAGATGGCCCTTCGCCAAAAGCATAGCCTTGCCATCCTCTTCATTGACTTAGATGGATTCAAATTAATCAATGACTCTATTGGCCATCGCTCAGGTGACTTGCTACTTGTTGAAGTCGCTCAGCGCATGTGTGAACAAGTGCGGGCGGGTGACACAGTTGCACGTATCGGAGGAGACGAATTTATCATTCTTTTAGTTGATTTAAAACTTGAAAATGATGTTATTTCAATTGCCGATCGCCTACTTGCTAGTGTTGCTCGTCCCTATCATATTCAAGGAATTTATCTGCATGTAACGGCCAGTATGGGGATCACCCTGAGTGACGGTGATATTGAACAACCCACTCAGTTGATCCAACAAGCTGATCTGGCAATGTACAAGGCTAAGCAAGAAGGTCGCAATAATTATCAGTGGTATACCAACGACCTAAACCTACGGCTACGCGAACGAGTTCATCTACGCAATGAGCTGCAAAAGGCAATTGAGACAGAAGCCTTTGAGTTGTACTTTCAGCCCAAAATAGAGGGTTGTAGTGGGCAAGTGATCGGTCTGGAAGCCTTGTTGCGTTGGCAACATCCCCAAATGGGATTTATTTCTCCTGCCACATTTGTACCGATCGCCGAGGATACTGGGCAAATAATTCCCCTGAGCCAATGGGTTTTGGAGACTGCTTGTCGACAGCTCCGAGACTTATTACAGCAAGGAATAGCAGCCCCATCCGTAGCAGTTAATATCTCAACCGTTCAATTTCGACGCATTAACTTCGTTAAGAGTGTTCAATCTGCTTTGCAAAAGTATCAGCTTAAGTCAGAACATTTAGAGATAGAGATTACTGAGAATGTTTTGTTTGACAACACCGAGAAAGCGATCGAGAAATTGCAGCGACTCAAAGAATTAGGAGTAAATATTTCGATCGATGACTTTGGAACTGGATTTTCAAGTCTGAGCTACCTTAAAGAACTACCCATTGATACTGTCAAAATCGACCGCTCATTCGTCCAAGAGATCAACACTGACTCTCGTGATGCAGCTATCACCCAAGGAATCATTTCGATGGCTCACCACCTGCGACTCAATGTTGTTGCGGAAGGGGTTGAGACTGAGCAACAGTTCAAGTTTCTCCAGCAGAGCAACTGTGACCAATACCAGGGCTATTATTTTGCCAAACCGATGCCCTTCGAAGCATTGAAGCAATATTTAATGGATGAAGCTGCGCGCGAACTTCCATAATTTTTGCTGAACACCTATCTTAGGGTCATTGGGCAGTACCCGAACTCTTTAGCGAAGCGGCAGTTGGCGCTCTTCTGGGGCGGAGCACTGAAATTACAGCACCCACCAATCCTAGTGTTGCAGCCAATTGAAAAGCAGACCGCTGTGCACTCAAAAATGCCTCTAATTGAAACCCGCTCAGCCGCACGCCTGCTGCTCCTGCTAGAGCATCTCCCGCACCAGCTGCACTGAGCCCTTGGGCTAGGAGTGTTGCTGCGATCGCTGCTCCAATCGCCTGCCCAAAGTTGCGTGATGTCGACAAGAATCCGTTAGCAACGCTGAGATTTTCCGGTGGGACCTGATTGAGCGTGGCTGTGTTGTTAGGGGGATTGAATAGACCGCCACCCATGCCTTGCAGTATCAACGGCGCAATGATTGCAGTCGAGGATGCGTTGGCGCCCAATGAGGACAAGCCGAGCAAGGCAACGCTAACGCAGAGCAGACCTATGGTGCTGAGAGTCCGAGCACTAAAGCGATTACCTAGGCGACCGATCGTTAAACTTGTAACCGTAATCGCCACTGAGAGCGGGATCAGCAGAACACCCGCCATAACCGGCGATAGCCCCAACACGAGCTGAGCGTATAGGGGTAGGAAAAAGTAGCAGGATACTGCCGAAACAAAGTAAAAAGCAGCCGAAGCAGAGCCGCACGTAAATGCTCTAGATCGAAATAGGCTGAGGTTTAGCAGAGGCTGCCGGACACGCTGTTCTACAAACACGAACAAAAGCAGCGCGACCACTCCTACCGCCAAGAGCAGCAAGCTGGAGGGGTTTAGCAAATTCTTTGAGAGTTCTTCAACGAAGATAAAGGGTGCACTTGTAGCCCCAATAGCAAGGAGAGCTCCTATCCAGTCCAATGATGCTCGGCCTTGAGTTCGGGAACGCAATTTTAGAATCCCTATGCTCAAGATCAGTCCGAGCAGGCTCACCAGCAGGATGATTAGAAAGAGCGATCGCCAGCCAAATTGAACAATAAAGAGTCCGCCAAGAACCAGTCCTGTGACCTGAGAAAGAGCCAAGACCGAAGCATTAACAGCCATTGCCTTACGTTGATCTTGCTTGGGAAAGACAGCAGTGATTTCAGCCATCACGTTTGCTAAAACTAGCCCGCCACCAATGCCTTGAATGACTCGGCAAGCAATGAGTATCTTGACTGTCGGCGCCAGCATGCAGAGCCAAGCGCTGATGAAAATAACACTCATGCCGATAACAACGATGCGTTTACGGCCCCAAATATCCGCTAGTCGACCAGCGGGTAGCAGCGTCACCGTCACCGCGAGTAGGTAAGCAACAACCACCCATTTAAGAATGGGAAGGCCAACATCGAAATGACGCGCCATCGCAGGCAGGGCCAGGGTGACAATGAACCCATCCATGTACACTACGAAGTTGCCGCATTCCACTGCTGCTAACGCCCACCAACAGTGATTCTCACCTTGGGTACCGCTCCAAAAATCCCGGATTTTTTGAATGATTTGATTCATGGTGAGTGATGATTGGATGATGGACTTTGCAAATCGTGCAAGAGCGGCTACGACAGAAAAAGCGTAGGCAACTTAGAACAATAAAACCTCCAAGCTCTTTAGTTATTGAATTGCTATCAAGAACTAAAATACTGAGATTTCGTAGCGAATATAACTAACCCAAAGCTAGCCACTTTAACTATCTAGCAACCCTAACTCTTACCAACAAACTGGAAGAAATTTCTTCAGAAAGATCTCGTGCTTGGTCGTAGTCATTGCTCTATCAGCAACAAGGAGCTTCACTGCGTCAGGCCCAACAGGCTGCCCCGATCCTCAGACTTCACCAGGATGGAATGAGGATTCTCGAACCGCTGCGATCGCTAGACATAGCAGTTCTTCGTTTTGAAGAGAGCTCAGTTATCGATGACGACTGGTCCCGCTGGAGTCAGCCAAGGATTTCGGCATGGAGGATGCGATCCCTGAGCAGGCAGGGACTGAGGATGTGTCGCCTAGTCGTGGTGTGGAAATTACAACTGGGTGAGGCTGAAGCGATCGCTGACAGCAACGAGACCAAACAGGGCATCAACGAGAAGAGTACCGAGCAGGGCACCCGCAAAGGCCCAATGGGCAGGATGGGTGCGGCGCAACGCCCAAATGCCAGCTCCGCAGAGGAGTGAGATCAAGGCGATCGCCCCAATAAGAGCGTTGGGTGTTTGCAAACAGGCGATCGCTTGCTGAGCAAGGGGCAGAGCTTCCGCAGGGGTACTACGAGCGATTTCGCGCCAGAACGGTACTGCACCAATCCAGTAGAAGTAACCGTCGGTGATCGCTGTCCCAATCAAAGAACCCAGGTAGAAGCCATGACCGACCAGGCCTTGCTGGCGGCGTAAACCTGCAATCACAAAGGGCAGGGCGATCGCTTCAACGGGTAAATGAAGATAGGGCTCCCAACGCAACCAGCCCCAGTAAATCGAACCCGCCAGCCAGCTCCAAGCGAACCCCTGGAGTAAGTCTCCCCAGCCCTGCCAGCGCGACTGGCGCTGCAATAGGCCTGCGATCGCGAACCAGAGCACACTGATCAGCAAACTGGCTTCGGGACAAACTCGAACTAAGGGAGCTTGAACGAAAACAGGGACGGAGACCAGAAAGGTTGCGGCCCAAAGTTTTGTCCAAGGGCGCGGCGCAGCCAAAACCATGTCCCGTGACAGCAGCCGGACAAGGGTATCGGCAGGTGGACGGGACGTGACAACCAAGGGAAGCAGACGCCTTCTAAGAAACTTTATTTTTATTCACATTAGCAGAGATTATCGCGACGAAAAGACCCACCAGAGCGTCTTTGGGACTGAGCCTTGTCCGAGGCGATCGCCTCGGACTGTCATCGCAGATCAATCAACTACCTGCAGGAATTGTGCTCTAGGAGCGATCGATTGCTCCAACCGCGCTTCCTAAGTGCCTTGACGCAGCTTATCGAGCACCGAGCGATCTTCCAAGGTGGAAGTGTCGCCCGAAACTTCTTGACCAGCGGCGAGACTGCGCAACAGACGGCGCATAATCTTGCCCGATCGCGTTTTGGGCAGCGCCTCACTGAAGCGAATTTCATCGGGACGAGCGATCGCGCCAATTTCTTGGGCGACGTGTTTCTTCAGGTCTTTAACTAACTCATCGCCAGTCTCAATGCCCGATTCCAGCGTGATGAAAGCAACAATGCCTTCACCTTTGAGATCGTCAGGCCGACCGACAACTGCAGCTTCGGCAACTGCCGGATGGGAGACCAAGGCCGACTCAATTTCCATCGTGCCGAGACGGTGACCTGAGACATTGATCACGTCATCGACGCGCCCCATCACCCAGAAATAGCCATCGGCATCGCGGCGCGCGCCATCGCCGGCGAAGTAGAGATACTGGCCATTTTGCGGAGGAATATGCTCCCAATAGGTGCGACGGAAGCGATCGGGATCGCCGTAGACCGTGCGCATCATGCCTGGCCAAGGATGGCGAATCACCAAGTAGCCACCTTCGTTATCCGGCACCGATCGCCCATCCAGATCGACAACGTCTGCCAAGATGCCCGGGAAAGGTTTAGTGGCAGAGCCCGGTTTGGTCGGCACGGCTCCCGGCAGCGACGTAATCATATGGCCGCCCGTTTCGGTCTGCCACCAGGTATCGACAATCGGGCAGCGATCGCCACCAATGACGCGGTGATACCAGATCCAAGCTTCGGGATTGATGGGCTCTCCGACGGTGCCCAACAGTCGCAATGAGGAGAGGTCGCGAGCGGCGGGATGCTGCTCACCCATTTTGATGAAGGCGCGGATCGCTGTTGGGGCTGTGTAGAAGGTCGTAACGCCATACTTTTCAATCACATCCCAGAAGCAACCGGGATTAGAAGCGCGGGGGGCACCCTCATACATCAGTGTGGTCGCACCGTTGGAGAGCGGCCCGTAGACGATGTAGCTGTGACCGGTAATCCAGCCGACGTCCGCCGTACACCAGTAGACATCGGTATCCTGCAGGTCAAAAGTCCACTGGGTGGTGATGTGGGCGTAGAGGTTGTAACCGCCGGTGGTGTGGACGACACCCTTGGGTTTGCCGGTGCTACCGGAGGTGTAGAGCACGAAGAGCAGATCTTCGCTGTCCATCGGCTCCGCCGGACAGGTAGCGCTGACGGTCTGTTGCAGCTCATGCCACCAATGGTCGCGCCCCGGTTCCATGTGGATGTCTTGCTTCGTCCGTTCCACCACGAGGACATGCTGGACGCTGGGGCAGGCATTGCCTTCCAGGGCTTGATCAACAGAATCCTTGAGGGGCACGATCGCATCTTTGCGCCAGCCACCATCCGCCGTGACAACCAGCTTGGCTTGGCCATCCACCAAGCGATCGCGCAGTGCTTCCGCACTAAAGCCCCCAAAGACAACGCTATGCACTG
Protein-coding regions in this window:
- a CDS encoding MFS transporter; translation: MNQIIQKIRDFWSGTQGENHCWWALAAVECGNFVVYMDGFIVTLALPAMARHFDVGLPILKWVVVAYLLAVTVTLLPAGRLADIWGRKRIVVIGMSVIFISAWLCMLAPTVKILIACRVIQGIGGGLVLANVMAEITAVFPKQDQRKAMAVNASVLALSQVTGLVLGGLFIVQFGWRSLFLIILLVSLLGLILSIGILKLRSRTQGRASLDWIGALLAIGATSAPFIFVEELSKNLLNPSSLLLLAVGVVALLLFVFVEQRVRQPLLNLSLFRSRAFTCGSASAAFYFVSAVSCYFFLPLYAQLVLGLSPVMAGVLLIPLSVAITVTSLTIGRLGNRFSARTLSTIGLLCVSVALLGLSSLGANASSTAIIAPLILQGMGGGLFNPPNNTATLNQVPPENLSVANGFLSTSRNFGQAIGAAIAATLLAQGLSAAGAGDALAGAAGVRLSGFQLEAFLSAQRSAFQLAATLGLVGAVISVLRPRRAPTAASLKSSGTAQ
- a CDS encoding DUF3120 domain-containing protein, yielding MVVTSRPPADTLVRLLSRDMVLAAPRPWTKLWAATFLVSVPVFVQAPLVRVCPEASLLISVLWFAIAGLLQRQSRWQGWGDLLQGFAWSWLAGSIYWGWLRWEPYLHLPVEAIALPFVIAGLRRQQGLVGHGFYLGSLIGTAITDGYFYWIGAVPFWREIARSTPAEALPLAQQAIACLQTPNALIGAIALISLLCGAGIWALRRTHPAHWAFAGALLGTLLVDALFGLVAVSDRFSLTQL
- a CDS encoding EAL domain-containing protein; the protein is MTYSEVHWRLLLVDDDEDDFIITRDLLRDAQQAQIQLDWCSDFQEALATMGRQEHDVYLVDYRLGAESGLDLIDQAIQAGITRPIILLTGQGNEQLDASAIELGAADYLVKGQLDCQQLLRSIRYAIDRNLATTRLAESESRYRLLFEANPEPMWVFAKQGLQFLAVNQAASQFFGYSQQEFLAMTVLDIQSEEEKTRFLQFFESLICNQIVDPAVGVWAYRHKQGHLVFADVLIHDFEFDNQPCCLILAIDITEKQAARELAHQREQAFRKLLNDNRDPLLVISGDRRICYANPAAQKLLKLNLEQLESQSLDLPLLSDKLTEWALTLPDGSVAEVEIHRSETDWEGQPADLLSLRDIAERKASEQQLRLLKESLEASFNGVVIVDAIEPDMPVIYVNPAFERITGYSEAEMLGRNCRILQGNERDSLQIEEIHRGLSQAENVHVVIRNFRKDGQPFWNDLYISPIFNAQGNVTHFIGVQNDITEQKRYEEELSFSASHDVLTGLPNRAVLEDRLRQGCKMALRQKHSLAILFIDLDGFKLINDSIGHRSGDLLLVEVAQRMCEQVRAGDTVARIGGDEFIILLVDLKLENDVISIADRLLASVARPYHIQGIYLHVTASMGITLSDGDIEQPTQLIQQADLAMYKAKQEGRNNYQWYTNDLNLRLRERVHLRNELQKAIETEAFELYFQPKIEGCSGQVIGLEALLRWQHPQMGFISPATFVPIAEDTGQIIPLSQWVLETACRQLRDLLQQGIAAPSVAVNISTVQFRRINFVKSVQSALQKYQLKSEHLEIEITENVLFDNTEKAIEKLQRLKELGVNISIDDFGTGFSSLSYLKELPIDTVKIDRSFVQEINTDSRDAAITQGIISMAHHLRLNVVAEGVETEQQFKFLQQSNCDQYQGYYFAKPMPFEALKQYLMDEAARELP
- the acs gene encoding acetate--CoA ligase, yielding MSQPTIESILQEKRVFPPSAEFASAARINPEAYEALCQKAAADPVAFWGELAAQELDWFEPWQQTLDWSNPPFAKWFVGGKLNISHNCLDRHLTTWRKNKAAIIWEGEPGDSRTLTYAQLHREVCQFANVLKSLGIQKGDVVGVYMPMIPEAAIAMLACARIGAVHSVVFGGFSAEALRDRLVDGQAKLVVTADGGWRKDAIVPLKDSVDQALEGNACPSVQHVLVVERTKQDIHMEPGRDHWWHELQQTVSATCPAEPMDSEDLLFVLYTSGSTGKPKGVVHTTGGYNLYAHITTQWTFDLQDTDVYWCTADVGWITGHSYIVYGPLSNGATTLMYEGAPRASNPGCFWDVIEKYGVTTFYTAPTAIRAFIKMGEQHPAARDLSSLRLLGTVGEPINPEAWIWYHRVIGGDRCPIVDTWWQTETGGHMITSLPGAVPTKPGSATKPFPGILADVVDLDGRSVPDNEGGYLVIRHPWPGMMRTVYGDPDRFRRTYWEHIPPQNGQYLYFAGDGARRDADGYFWVMGRVDDVINVSGHRLGTMEIESALVSHPAVAEAAVVGRPDDLKGEGIVAFITLESGIETGDELVKDLKKHVAQEIGAIARPDEIRFSEALPKTRSGKIMRRLLRSLAAGQEVSGDTSTLEDRSVLDKLRQGT